The proteins below are encoded in one region of Streptomyces ficellus:
- the pelF gene encoding GT4 family glycosyltransferase PelF, protein MHVSHPAPRTGAAHVTLLTEGTYPHSHGGVSVWCDQLVNGMPDIDFEVIAVTGTGREPLVWKIPPHVSEPVAVPMWGPTPTGAPPSGRRGRRLMAAYERFLTALLDPAHEELFGPALHELAGAARDGLLSPALRSDRAVTVLTGVWNRPGLTVREARPSLHDAVTATNLLEHALRPLAARPPHRGVAHAVSGGIAALPGLAAHQLHGVPLLLTEHGVYLRERYIGYRGAAYRWPVKAVMLGFFRLLAGETYRRAALITPGNRYNRLWEEQGGADPALIRTVYNGVDPAAFPAAGPEPERPTLSWAGRVDPIKDLETLIRAFAQVRERIPEAVLRLFGGTPRGGEAYRDRCEELARSLGQGDAVTFEGRVEDIRDAYAAGNVVMLSSISEGFPFTLIEAMSCGRATVSTDVGGVREAVGGAGLVVPPRDPGAMAAAALELLSDAPRRAAMGEAARLRVIEQFTLRQTVETFRSIYVELSAPARDALPHPERAHLAARGSVAG, encoded by the coding sequence ATGCACGTATCGCACCCCGCGCCGCGCACCGGCGCGGCGCACGTCACCCTGCTCACCGAAGGCACCTACCCGCACAGTCACGGCGGCGTCAGCGTCTGGTGCGACCAACTCGTCAACGGCATGCCGGACATCGACTTCGAGGTGATCGCGGTGACGGGAACCGGCCGGGAACCACTCGTCTGGAAGATCCCCCCGCACGTGTCCGAGCCCGTCGCGGTCCCCATGTGGGGCCCCACGCCCACCGGCGCACCACCGTCGGGCCGCCGTGGGCGACGGCTCATGGCGGCGTACGAGCGGTTCCTCACCGCCCTGCTCGACCCCGCCCACGAGGAGCTGTTCGGGCCGGCGCTGCACGAGTTGGCGGGGGCCGCCCGCGACGGGCTGCTCAGCCCCGCCCTGCGCTCGGACCGCGCCGTCACGGTGCTGACCGGGGTGTGGAACCGGCCCGGCCTGACGGTCCGGGAGGCCCGCCCCTCCCTGCACGACGCCGTGACCGCCACGAACCTGCTGGAGCACGCCCTGCGTCCGCTGGCCGCGCGGCCGCCGCACCGCGGGGTGGCCCACGCGGTCAGCGGCGGCATCGCCGCGCTCCCGGGCCTGGCCGCACACCAACTGCACGGTGTGCCCCTGCTGTTGACGGAGCACGGGGTGTACCTGCGCGAGCGGTACATCGGCTACCGGGGCGCCGCCTACCGCTGGCCCGTGAAGGCGGTGATGCTGGGCTTCTTCCGGCTGCTCGCCGGGGAGACGTACCGCCGGGCCGCGCTCATCACCCCGGGCAACCGCTACAACCGGCTGTGGGAGGAGCAGGGCGGGGCCGACCCCGCGCTGATCCGCACGGTCTACAACGGGGTGGACCCCGCCGCGTTCCCGGCCGCCGGCCCGGAACCGGAGCGCCCCACCCTCAGCTGGGCCGGCCGGGTCGACCCCATCAAGGACCTGGAGACGCTGATACGCGCCTTCGCGCAGGTGCGCGAGCGCATACCGGAGGCCGTGCTGCGGCTCTTCGGCGGGACGCCCCGCGGCGGCGAGGCCTACCGGGACCGGTGCGAGGAGCTGGCCCGTTCGCTGGGCCAGGGGGACGCCGTGACCTTCGAGGGCCGGGTGGAGGACATCCGGGACGCCTACGCCGCGGGCAACGTGGTGATGCTGTCCAGCATCAGCGAAGGGTTCCCCTTCACCCTGATCGAGGCCATGTCGTGCGGGCGGGCCACCGTCTCGACCGACGTGGGCGGGGTGCGCGAGGCGGTCGGGGGCGCCGGTCTGGTCGTACCGCCGCGCGACCCCGGCGCGATGGCCGCCGCCGCGCTGGAGCTCCTGAGCGACGCGCCGCGCCGGGCGGCGATGGGTGAGGCGGCACGGCTGCGGGTGATCGAGCAGTTCACGCTCCGGCAGACCGTGGAGACCTTCCGCTCCATCTACGTGGAACTCTCCGCCCCCGCCCGGGACGCACTCCCCCACCCGGAGCGCGCACACCTCGCCGCCCGCGGGAGCGTGGCCGGATGA